ctgttatccctcctatttagactgggctCCATTGGTCTGTGTCTGCAGCCTggcacagtggttagagcactggcctgggagtcagaaggtcaggggctctaatcctagctctgccgcttatctgctgtgtggccttgggcaagtcacttcacctccctgggcctcagtctccccatctgtaaaaaggggattaaggctgtggaccccatatgggacaaggactgtccaatctaatttgcttgtgtccaccccagtgcgcagtacagtgtctggaacataagaaacatttagcaaataccaatattatcattattagattgtACTGTATCTGCCACCACtccctaaagaagcagtgtggctccgtggcaagagcctgggcttgggagtcagaggtcatgggttctaatccaggctctgtcacttatcagctgtgtgactttgggcaaatcatttaatttctctgtacctcagttgcctcatctggaaaatggggattaaaactgtgagccccacatgggacaacctgcttaccttgtatctacccagcacttagaatagtgcttggcacatagtaagcactgaataccaaaattatcattattaattataacatagaaagcactcaaacagcagtgcttggtatataataaatATTTGACACCACAAttactagactctcccaagcacttagcaaggtgctctgcacacagttaatgctcaattaatatgattgaatgattgataaggGAAATGATGTGCAGAGCAAAAGAGTGATGTGATCTGAGACCCAAGAGGCAGCTATTCAACTGAACCAAGGATATCTGACGAGTTGTGTGATTTCCAGGTCACAGAACCTCCTGCTCACATCCCATTGATGATGTCTCTGCTCCAGAAAAGGTTCAGGATGCgacataataataaggttggtatttgttaagcgcttactatgtgcagagcactgttctaagtcctgggtagatacagagaaatcaggttgtcccacgtgaggctcacagtcttaatcctcattttacagatgagggaactgaggcacagagaagttaagtgacttgcccacagtcacacagctgacaagcggcggaaccgggatttgaacccatgatctctgactccaaaacccatgctctttccactgagccacgctgcttctctgcaacatGATTTTCTGGTTTGGTTGTGTTTCAAATAGGATTTCTTCAATTCACTTTATCTCTACCACTGGATCGGACTCAATCGTTCCCAAAATGCTGGGTCCTGGCAGTGGACAGAAGGCTCACtgttctcctctggactgtaagtgtcTGTGTTCCTAGGCAAGGTCTGTCTGTTTCATGACTCTTATTCTCCTTGAATCTGTCCTCTGGAGCCATGTGTTTTATCTCGATTCTCACTGCAGGTCCATCACCTTGGGCAGGGCGGGactttgggccaggggaaaagcactGACTCTCAGTCTCCAGTGTGGATTGATTCATGGTTTAAAGGGTGAATGGTTCTTCAGCATAGGTACCAACCTCCTCTCACTGATTTAGGCACCAGAAGAATCCCGCTGAGTGGAATCAGGAAGGATTAGGGTCAGAGTGGGGCATTGAGTCTCAACCCAGAGAATAACTGTGAAAAGACCCCAGCACCTTCATCTTCAGACAGGAAAGTGTCTGGGGCCCTAGCATGGCCCTGGGCAGGATATTATTGCAAAAGTAGTGACGATCCCTGAAGCAGGAGAGAAGTCCAGCCCCAAAGGTTTCTAACCTCTACCCACCTACtcgccctaccttcaaagccatattgaaggctcatctcctccaaggggccttcccttactcagacttcatttccttttctcccactcccttctgcgttgcccttattAGCTCCCTGATTCACCCCTCTGTTCTCAGTCCCaccacacttttgtacatatctgtaatttttttatttttattaatgtctgtctcaccatctatgctgtaagctctttgtgggcagagaatgcatcagttatattgttataccgtactatcccaaatgctgaatacagtgttctacacacagtaagctctcagtaaatataattgattgattgatcgatctgcaTGAACTTTTTCAGTGCAGAAATTTACTTTTACGTATAGTTCAGGGCTAGCCACAGCCTGAGATCACCAGGAAGCTTTCACCTCTACCaaaccagccccacagctcctGTAAGCTCTTGGTCTTATTTCATTACCAGGATCTAAGAAGCAACAGTCACCTGTTTTACAATCCTTACATCGGTAGATGATGTCCGTCTCCTTATCATCCTATTAAATGTCATGATTCCCGGGGAACAAGCATGTGTGGAAATGACCTGTTTGTTCCCTTCACAGCTTCAACATTAAGCTGAAATCTCCTGGTGGGGACTGCATAGCGTATGGTTCACGAACTTCAGGACACGCAGAAAACTGTACAACTGCGAAGAACTATATCTGTGAATACAGCAGAAGACAGCCATTTGCCGGGAATACTTGAAAAGCAGACTGAAGAGCAACCCACGAGTCACTCACAAGAAAGAGAATCCTTAaaactggcttctccacttgacaGATTCCAGTGCCTTCCTTTCACCagtaatcaaccaattaatggtatttattgagcacttagtggttacagagtactgttctaagctcttggaagaatataatgcaatagaaggggtagacatgatccctgctcacgagaatcttacaaactagagggcAACAGCAATCTTAAGTGCCCTTGGGTcttggatggaggaagaggagatgaagcTGCACTGTCCCCTAAAGAAGATAAATCCCCAACCAATTAATTGTGATTTGCTTTTCGTAACACTCATCATCAATCTTCTTCActaacagtttggacacagtggtTCCTAGTTCTTTTGTGTAATTAAAATGCTGGTGTATATGTGCACCTAATCTCCAGCCTTTCATTTTAAACTATAATTCTagtaaagcagtatggcctagcggacagaccatcggcctgggagtcacaaggtcatgggttctaatcttggctccaccactttgctgtgtgagacttgggcaagtcacttcgcttctcagtgcctcagttacctcatctgtaaaatggggaatgagactgagagccctacatgggagagggactgtgtccaacccgatttgcttgtatccatcccagcgcttagtaataataataatgttgctatttgttaagcacttactatgtgccaagtactgttctaagtcctggagtagatgcaaggtaatcaggttgtcccacatagagctcacagtcttcatccccattttacagatgagggaactgaggcacagagaagtgaagtgacttgcccaaggtcaaacagctgacaggtgttaTAGCCATGATTCCTACCcaagacatctgactcccaagcccgggctctttccactaagccacactgcttgtctataACCATCTCCTGAGTCCAAGAGAGTATTGGAGACAAACTTTTCCTAGAACACTTGAGAAATTTACCTTGCAGGACTCTATATTTCTCAATTGAAAGAATTAATTAGCTCCCATTTTGTTCTTAAAAAAATTGGAACTTCTAattcttcattatttttattagttattCTCCTCTCATCACAACTATTTTCCTTTGTTAATATTTTGTGGGGGATTTATAGGCATTTCTGTGGATGGCTCAAGAATTGAGTGAACTAAACCCATAGGCattagattttatttttcttcattacAATATTACTATCATGCATTTTCTTTTACTGCTATTTTGCATGGAGCTTTTTAAATGCCCCAGTCTCGATAATAAAGGTAAAATTTCACAGtcaaattgaaatgaaaaatgtCTTGGCAACCTGCTGCTTTAAAGTAGCTACAAACCAGCTCCAGTCGCAGTCACAGTTTCTCGGAGTTTCTCACAGCCTTGTCTTTTGGGAAAATCCATTCCACTGAACAAGACAATAGAAAGTCCTATAAAGGTGATAAACACTTAGAGAACTGTAAAATAGCTCTTCTCATGAGTTACAGAAACAAAAGTCATCTCCATTGCCATGGCATCCCCTAAAATGAGTCCTTAATAAAATTTCAGAAATAGCAGTTACTGTGGCATAAGGATAATGACCACCTGGAAACTGACCCAAATAAGAAAATAAGTATAGAAAATTTCATTAGTCTGTCAAACCAATGGTCCTTTCAGCCCAGTATTATGACTCCAAAAGTGCTAATAAAGGACATTAAAGAGGAGTATGATTGATGAAGGTGACAATCAGAGGTGGACAATCAATTACATGGTTCTACTCATATCATCTAACTCCATAATACTTCcctaggaataataattatggtatttgttaaatgccaagggggggggggttctAAGCCTACAGTATAACCAAAATACTCAGCCTaaacaaggtccctgtctcatagagggttcacagtttcagtagaagagagaacaggtatggattctccattttacagatggtgaagctggggcagagagaaattaagtgatttatccaaggtcacacaacaggtgagtggcaaagccggtattagaatctagatcctctgagtctctctttccactaggccacatggtaggtgggagatggggtgatagctggagggtgctgtgggttcaagggaaggttttttttaggataagggagacgtgggtatgcttgaaagcagtggggaagaatccaaTGGAGAGCAAACAGATGAAGACGGCAGTTaccaagggaagaagggagggggcaagtggtttGATAACATCCAAAGGAATGAGGCTGGAGGCatcaggtggaggggttggattttgagagaaagcaggagagaaggcaggagatctcctctagaaatACTGCATATCCTGATGAGTTATAGATCTACCCGGAGGAGATGAGAAACAAGGACCTGAAGATTGAGTGTGGTTTTGCAGGGGAACAAATACCTTGAGTCTCTGTtagaattttaatatctgtttatcCCTATGGACTGTAAAAACCTTGGAAGGatagcatctgccaactctgttgtataaaaCTTTCCCAGGTatatagaacaatgctctgcacacggtaagtgctcagaaaacatCACTGATTGGTTCATTCACATTTGAgagtttataattataataattaattatgatatttgggaagcccttactatgtgtcaagcactgttttaagtgtggggtagacacgaagtaatcaggttgtcccatgtggggctcacagtcttaattcccattttacagatgaggtattcattcattcattcaatagtatttactgagcgcttactatgtgcggagcactgtactaagcacttggaatgaacaagtcggcaacagatagagacagtccctgccatttgacgggcttacagtcttagcgggggagacagacagacgagaacaatggcaataaatagagtcaaggggaagaatatctcgtaaaaacaatggcaactaaatagaatcaaggcgatgtacatttcattaacaaaatgaatagggtaatgaaaatatatacagttgagcagacgagtacagtgctgaggggatggggggggggagcagagggaaatggggggaaaagagggttaagctgcggaaaggtgaaggggggggcggtagagggagtagagggtgaaggggagctcagtctgggaaggcctcttggaggtggtgagttttaagtagggttttgaagaggggaagagaattagtttggcggaggtgaggagggagggcattccgggactgcgggaagacgtggcccgggggtcgacggcaggataggcgagaccgagggacggtgaggaggtgggcggcagaggagtggagcgtgcagggtgggcagtagaaagagagaagggaggagaggtaggaaggggcaaggggatggagagccttgaagcctagagtgaggagtttttgtttggagcggaggttgataggcaaccactggaggtgtttaagaaggggagtgacatgcccagatcgtttctgcaggaagatgagtcaggtagcggagtgaagaatagactggagcggggcgagagagaaagggagatcagagagaaggctgacacggtagcctagccgggatataacaacagcctgtagcagtaaggtagccgtctgggtggagaggcaaggacggatcttggcgatattgtaaaggtgaaaccggcaggtcttggtaacggataggatgtatggggtgaacgagagagaggagtcaagaatgacaccgagattgcgggcctgagagacaggaaggatggtcatgccatccaccgtgatagggaagtctgggagaggacagggcttgggagggaaggaggtaagtgagtcacagagaagtttaaggtcacacagcaggcaagaggagtcaggattagaacgcacgtcccctgactcccgagcccatgctcttttcactaagccacactgcttctcagtgtagaaaaccttgtgtagagcactgtgcttagttcAAATTTCTTTGATTGATGAATGCCTTTCACTGAAGTTCCTCAAGTCAGTTCAGTTTAAAATATTTCCTAACTGAGCTCAGAGGACTAAGCAACACCCCAcaagttttgttttattttttatggtattttagtaTTTACTAATTAGCCAGACATTGTATgaaatgttggggtaggtacaggcttatcaggttggacacagtctatgtcctacatggggcacacaatcttaatccccattttacagatgaggtaactgagacacagagaagttaagtgacttacaccaagtcattcagcagacaagtggaggagccggaattagaatccaggtgcctcgactctcaggtccatgctctctccactaggccatgctgcttctcaaattctttCCAGGCTATGTACTCTTGAAGCCCCTAAAATCAGTCCCTGAGCTCAGTGGCATTAGGCAGTGCTCTGTAATTCTGTAATTTCCTGGAAATGAAATTGAGTGATCTAGCAAGAGGAAGAGATTTTCATTTCTCATTCAGTGCTGCTGAACTGGTTCTCTTGCATGTGGTGAAAAGATGTGTAAAACTGAGGTTCCGCTGCCCTTCATAGGGACCCTAAACATTGAGCAGTTTAGGCTTCAGCAGCTCACACTCTGGAAGCTGTGGATTAATGTACACCATCACAGTGGTGATGAGATGGTAACTTTGACCATGGTTGTGACAGCCATGATGAACAAGATAAAGGTGATAATGACGATCATGATGACCACGTGACATCTTCAAAGGACAACCAAACCCTTTAGTTTTTGAATTTTCCTACTTTTAGGCTTAGTAGCTTTCCctacctgaaattcattttagggtctctgtgccccattcccctctcaggatcaggcctggagagtttccagtactctaccagtctcagctatgggagggagagtcaagcagaggcagacccattccatttatggtttgggcagtggctagcgagtggaaggccatctgctacaagtcaaaactcccctgtgcttgacagcagcggcatgggagagtgtcgagggtggagactccagtttactgtgtagaagacagtggtaaaccactcctgtattttgaccaagaaaactctatggatatactggCAGAataatggcagatggaggtgtggcattctgggagatatgtgtcaatgtagtcgctatggatcagataCGACTCGACGTCATAAGACCAGAATATGCCCCAATAGATATATAAATTATGTAGattctattctactcttccaaatggTCTGTGTTTTGAGCAAAGTAAACTGTAAATGAACACTACTGAAGGATTGATTGAATTACTTAATCCAGAAAATCTTCTCCTCAGttatcaagtcatttctgattcatcaCGACTCTATGGTTCtatctccatagagttttcttggtaaaaaattcagaacctttcccttctccacagtAAAAACTTTagactctgccactgtctttgaTCAACACTTTGATCACTgcatcatccgcctttgactctttcctatgccgctgctgcccataaTATAGCCAAAAAATTGCATAAACaagagaatgaatgaaataactcaTTAATTGCTAAGAGAGTCCAAGAGATTTTAAGCCTGTGATTTATTTCATCTTAGCTGGGACTGTGACACTTATATTCCCCATTCCATCCATCACCCAGAACTCAGGCGGTTCAATTCTGGTCAGAATCACAGGGTAAAGACCCTCTCTCTGAGAACTGAGGCAAGGACAGGCACAATGAAACAATGAGGTCTCTGATCTTCAGTCTTCCTGAATGATTTCAGCTTTAAAAGTGCCCAGAAGTGTGGTTATTCCTAAATTGCTACTCTTGAGCTGCTGTGTTAGCAAATGCAAACTTTCCACTTATGATATGGGTCATTTTGACATTCTGTTCACATTCAGTTTTTTGGTGTGAGGACAACATGTAATCAATTGCTTAAGCAAAGTCCTTAAAGAGAATCCATTTATATCTGTGCCCAAGATGCAGAGAAATAAACAACTGGGTCAGTATGAGGCTTAAAGGTAGATATAATACTTTGAAGATAAGTTAAAGTTCCCAAGGCTGAACTTTTTACATAGTCCTGTTCTCCTGAGTCATGACCCTCACATCTCATTTTTTTCAACATGACTCTTTCTCATAACCTCTTTAAAATTTTACATCTTCCCACAAGGTATATTAATTCCTGGGTCTCAATGACCTACAAAGGTGTGGGGAGGTGTGATGGTCACTGTCCAAGTCACAGTTGTTAATGCCCTTGGAAGCATATTATGCAAGAGAAAGATTTCCTGTCACTGGACAAGATATAAGTCAAAAAAGAGTTTCCATCGTCATCATAACCAccgtcattatcaatggtatttatggtatttatcaagcgcttacttcgGGAAAATTTCAGGTAATAGGAGAatcttggcctaggggaaacaacctggacctgggaatcagaggacctgggttctaatcccatatccaccacttgcccgctgggtgaccttgggcaggtcacttaacttctctgtgcctcagttttgtcatctgtgaaatgggaatcctcctccctccaacctaggctctgagccccatgtggaacagcaaatgtgtccaacctgattaatacacgcataaagcacttaaaaaagccctggtcaaaaaacaaaataagttCAAAAGCCCAATTAAAAAGTAAAAGCAATAACTACATGAATAAAGATGAGAATGACTGCTTACAGTATATGAGGAAAGCAAAAACAATCTAGGGAAGGGTCAGAAAGTAGCAGTGCAGTTCAGCAGCATACAGCTGTGATCCTGGGTTGCATACGTAGGCATAAAGACAAATCATCCTTCCGCTCTGCATAAACCTTCATTTCTGAAGTTCTGTACAAAGTCCTGGGGGGAGGAAAAATTGGGGATGGCTTAGAGGACAACCACTTCAGGTGCTTAAAAGCTTCAGAAATGAGACCGAGTTGGAAAGATTAGACAAAGTCAAATTATTCATCCTGTAGATGAAGGAGTGAATAATAACCTCATAACAGCCTCCTaaaccaggaagcagcatggtctagtggaaatgacCCAGGTCTGGGGGTGGTAAGAAAtctagattaattcattcattcaagagtattcattgagcgcttactatgtgcagagcactgtactaagcgcttggaatgtacaagttggcaacagatagagacagtccctgccctttgacgggcttacagtctaatggggggagacaggcagacaagaacaatggaaataaatagagtcaaggggaagaacatctcgtaaaaacaatggcaacaaaatagaatcagggtgatgtacatctcattaaacaggacaaacaaaataaatagggtgttgaagatatatacagttgggcggacgagtacagtgctgagggggtgggacgggacgggggaagaggggagggaaagaggggagaagagggtttagctgaggagaggtgaagggggtgtagagggagcagagggaaaaaggggggagctcagtatgggaagtcctctgggaggagatgagctttaagtagggatttgaagaggggaagagaattagaatgtctgaggtgaggagggagggcattccagaaccgcggcacgacgtggcccaggggtcgacggcgggataggcgagactgagggacggtgaggaggtgagtggcagaggagcggaacgtgcggggtgggcagtagacagagagaacggaggagaggtaggaaggggcaaggggatggagagccttgaagcctagagtgaggaatttttgttttgagtgaaggttgataggcaacgactggaggtttttaagaaggggagtgacatgcccagaatgtttctgcaggaagatgagtcgggcagcggagtgaagaatagattggagcggggcgatagaggaggaagggagatcagagagaaggctgacacagtagtctagccaggatattatgagagcctgtagcagcaaggtagccatttgggtggagaggaaagggcagatcttggtgatattgtaaaggtgagaccgacaggtcttggtaacggatcggatgtgtggggtgaacgagagagacgagtcaaagatgacatcgaggttgcgggcctgagagacgggaaggttggtcgtaccatccacggtgatagggaagtctgtgagacgaccgggcttgggagggaagatgaggagctcagtcttgctcatgttgagttttaggtctagtcccagctctgtcacttgcctgcggtgtgaccttggacaagctacttcaCGTCCCgtgtctccatttccttatctataaaacgtcgatttttagactgtgatctttgactaggacatggactatatttTACCCGATTAGGcggtatctaccttagtgttattactgtgcttgacacaaagtaagcttttaacaaatatcacaattattactctgaAGAGcacacagagagaggaggaagaagaggtattattTATGACAAGGTAGGAAGAACCAAAGAATGTGGACTCAAACCATCCCACCCTAAAGGACTTACCCTGTTTGTCCAGATCTCCGGAAACAAACGAACCAGTGTCCCCAGGGGGATGAAGATAGAGGGGTAACTTGAATGAGACAGTACCCTTTTGAGCAACAGTAAGCTGAAGAGTATCCAGGACCTCTGCTAGACTGTCTCCATCATGACCTTGTCTTCATGGCCTAGGGATCTGGCCAGCCTATCACTGCAGGGACATAAGATGGTTCGGCTGGCTTTCTGTTCCTTCTTATCTGAAGGAGCTAATGACACTTTCCTTCCCTAATTCCCcccacttgctctcccttctgtgtcatttctgcatttagatctgtaccctttcatcCTTTGATtgtcaccccatcctcaccccgTAGCACTTATAGGCATAGCCTcaaaccctgccatttcccttgtcagcaattttatttctttcagtgtctatcttcccctttagactacaaGATCTTtttgggcggggatcatgtctcccaacctggttgtatcatgctctcccaagcatttagttcagttctctgcacgcagtaataaataccactgattgatagattgaatgataCGCTGTTTCTATTCTAATGAAAGAGAGCCAGAAACATCATCAGATGCTAACTTGGGAAAAATGAGAAGAACGTGATTTGATGAGTGTCTTGACATTACAGCCAAGAAAATCTAATCTAGCcccagctgaggctcagagacagtGCATTTTTGGTAAGGGCAGCTATCAATAAGGTATAAATGTGAAGAGATAGCCCAGAGGATGAGTACTGGATGGGAAAAGGGCCTTGGACACACGCTGAGTTCTGTCCCATAGGAATGACTTACCGGAGTTGCGTTCAGATAATCTCAGGCTCAGCTAAAATGGTTTCAAtaccactgaggaccagagagatcACAGCCTTCTGGTCAGAGAGTGTTCAGGAGGTGGAGTTAACTCCACCCCAGTAGTTAACATCAGCATTTCCTGGGTGGTCTCTTCCAGAGCACTAAACTGGTGAATGTATTTCCATTGGTGGCTCAGTGTTCATTGCTCGCAGGACAGTCAAATGGGGACTCCTGGTGTTGCTTTCTCTGTGGTAGACTTTCCTGCAGGATCTACAGCTATATTCACTGGAAGCACAATTGCAAAATTCTGAGATCCCCAGGTGAGAATTGCAACGTACACACTCACCGTTCAGAAAGAAAAGGTCTGcaaccccccttctcaaaacagGTACCTGCTATTTCATTTTACATTCTATGTGAGGTCAGTTGAAGAGATAATCTTGGATAATAATAAGGGGATAAAGAGATAAGTAGTCACCCAATTGGCTGCTTCCCACAGGCATTCTTGTATCTATGTTTGTAATCGCTTGCTACCACCTcatactggtaatttattttaatgtttttctctcccccccagtagatggtaaactccttgaaggtagggattatgtctacttactctttgTACTCTCTCCTCTTGTACTCTTTGGACttattttggacacaatccattctgagtaaatgctcaataaatgcctttgatggaTAGATGGGCTGTATTTGTTCAGCCTTTCCCTCTGATGCCATGTACATATTCATCATAATTCTTTTCTGCGTTTTCCAAGGATCTGGAGTCCAGACGTGGATTCTCTATGGTGGACTTTGGTGGGTTTTGACATTTTTCTTAAAATCATGAATCATCTTGATTAACACAAGGTTATAATTATGCTGATCCAAAAGGAGAAGAAAGCTGAAAATGGAGGGGTTCAAAATGCTGTGGAAAATACAGAGATGATATTAACACTAGCTTTTTAGTTAGACTTGAATCCCTTAGCAGTAAGAGCATTTTGAAAAGTTTGTAGGTTAGAAGGGGTTccacattttgagaagc
This region of Ornithorhynchus anatinus isolate Pmale09 chromosome 17, mOrnAna1.pri.v4, whole genome shotgun sequence genomic DNA includes:
- the LOC103171361 gene encoding NKG2-D type II integral membrane protein-like isoform X2 — protein: MKDFFNSLYLYHWIGLNRSQNAGSWQWTEGSLFSSGLFNIKLKSPGGDCIAYGSRTSGHAENCTTAKNYICEYSRRQPFAGNT
- the LOC103171361 gene encoding NKG2-D type II integral membrane protein-like isoform X1, translating into MKVTEPPAHIPLMMSLLQKRFRMRHNNKDFFNSLYLYHWIGLNRSQNAGSWQWTEGSLFSSGLFNIKLKSPGGDCIAYGSRTSGHAENCTTAKNYICEYSRRQPFAGNT